The proteins below come from a single Fusobacterium nucleatum genomic window:
- the rsmB gene encoding 16S rRNA (cytosine(967)-C(5))-methyltransferase RsmB, giving the protein MNIKQVAINLISQVDKGAYSNIALNETFKTLNINSKEKAFITEIFYGVIRNKKFLDYIIEKNTKEIKKEWIRNLLRISIYQITFMDSDNKGIVWEATELAKKKYGVPISKFINGTLRSYLRNEDTELKKLYDEKNYEILYSISKWFCDILEKQYGENNLKQAITSLKKIPYLSVRVNKLKYSEEEFEGFLKEKDIQVIKKVDTVYYVNSGLIINSEEFKIGKIIAQDASSYLAAKNLGTMPNELVLDICAAPGGKTAVLAEEMKNSGEVIAIDIHQHKIKLIDTNMKKLGIDIVKAVVMDARNVNKQGRKFDKILVDVPCSGYGVIRKKPEILYSKNRENIEELAKLQLEILNSAADILKDGGELIYSTCTIIDEENTNNIKKFLEERKEFKVEKLYVPENVLGDYDSFGGFCINYKEEIIDNFYIIKLKKGEKC; this is encoded by the coding sequence ATGAATATAAAACAAGTGGCAATAAATTTAATATCACAGGTAGATAAAGGTGCTTATTCAAATATAGCTTTAAATGAAACTTTTAAAACTTTGAATATAAATTCAAAAGAAAAAGCATTTATAACAGAAATTTTTTATGGAGTTATAAGAAATAAAAAATTTTTAGATTATATAATAGAAAAAAACACCAAAGAGATAAAAAAAGAGTGGATAAGAAACCTTTTAAGAATCTCTATTTACCAAATTACATTTATGGATAGTGACAATAAAGGAATAGTTTGGGAAGCAACTGAACTTGCTAAGAAAAAATATGGAGTGCCTATTTCAAAATTTATAAATGGAACTCTAAGAAGTTATTTAAGAAATGAAGATACTGAATTGAAAAAATTGTATGATGAGAAAAATTATGAAATTTTATATTCTATTTCTAAGTGGTTTTGTGATATATTGGAAAAACAATATGGAGAAAATAATTTAAAACAGGCTATAACAAGTTTAAAGAAAATTCCTTATTTATCAGTGAGAGTGAATAAATTAAAGTATTCAGAAGAAGAATTTGAAGGATTTTTAAAAGAAAAAGATATTCAAGTTATTAAGAAAGTTGACACAGTATATTATGTAAATTCAGGCTTAATAATAAATTCTGAAGAATTTAAAATAGGTAAGATAATTGCCCAAGATGCTTCATCATATCTGGCAGCTAAAAATTTAGGTACAATGCCAAATGAATTAGTTTTAGATATCTGTGCAGCACCTGGTGGAAAAACAGCTGTTCTTGCTGAAGAAATGAAAAATAGTGGGGAAGTTATTGCAATAGATATTCATCAACATAAGATAAAACTTATCGATACTAATATGAAAAAATTAGGAATAGATATTGTAAAAGCTGTTGTAATGGATGCTAGAAATGTCAATAAGCAAGGTAGAAAGTTTGATAAAATCTTAGTTGATGTGCCTTGTAGTGGCTATGGTGTTATAAGAAAAAAACCTGAAATTTTATATTCTAAAAATAGAGAAAATATTGAAGAATTAGCAAAATTGCAATTAGAGATTTTAAATTCAGCAGCAGATATATTAAAAGATGGAGGGGAACTGATTTATAGTACTTGCACTATAATTGACGAAGAAAATACCAATAATATTAAAAAATTCTTAGAAGAAAGAAAAGAATTTAAGGTAGAAAAATTATATGTTCCTGAAAATGTTTTAGGAGATTATGATAGCTTTGGTGGTTTTTGCATAAATTACAAGGAAGAAATTATAGATAATTTTTATATTATAAAATTGAAAAAGGGAGAAAAATGTTAG